CTCATCATCTTAACTGATTGTCTGACAGTGGTCAGCTGACTCTTCCTCACTACCGCCCTCACCTAGTTGTTTGTGTTGAGGTCTAATGGGAGTGTTACAACATCTGTAGACTAGGAAGTGAACAATATACAGCACTGTGAGAAGTATATGACTTAAATCACCTCTGAGTGTGTCTCCCTATGTTGCTAGTTACATCTTGTCTCAATAATGTTGATAGTTCGAATGTGTGGTGCTTCATGATAGTTTCACAGGGTGATAATCATAGTCTCCTTCAAGATATGAATTGATGTTTCCTGAATACTGTATGACTCTGTATATATGTGTAAATACTGTATAGATGTGTATATATTTATGTAAGTCTTACAGCTGTGAAATGCAGTACATTAGCACATGGTTTAATTGCTATGAGTGACTAAACTCAAACTTTCAACAGCACTTAATTTCGTCAACATGACTGATAGTCATACATTATGATGACCATGTGAATGGATTTAAGCCTTGAGTGCATCCACGTGGTGGTGCATTGCACAGGAGTACAGGCACGAGAAGACTCTTGACTTAGATTAGATCATGTGACCTCCACAGGTCAGAGCTCAAAGTGCGACAACAGAGAAGACGTCTTGGAGGCCAGTTTCCATGGAAACGATGGCTGGCACCAGAAGGGCCATGCTGTCTGGGTGAGTGAAGCTAATGAGTTTCAATAAGTGGGGCTGAGGGTTAACTTCACGAAGAGGCTTTAATGCAGTTCAGGGCGACCTTTGACCTTACAATTACCCCGTTTCCACGCTTCCGGGCTTTGTTAATTACCTTTGATTACGAATGCGAGTGGAGCAGGCTGCTTCCTCATCTGAGAAGCCCCATTAAAGTGTTATTAGAGATGTTTCATCTGAAAGGCTTGTTGCCATTGTGATTGAAATTGAGCTAGAAATCATTACCATTTACTAAGGCAGGGCTTATTCAATAGAGAttgaatatttattttttatcagcaAGACAATGGTAAAATGTGGGTCATACTATTCCATGGTGTGGTTAATGTGATACATCTTATTTCTTAGTAGCACACGTCTAATATTTTATTTGCTGCGTACAGTAACATCTCCAGTTAGTTGCATTATAATTAAAGGTTGACCTTACTGTCATTCAGAGTTCCGTAGATAGCTGTAATAGCATTAAACTTAACCCTCAAGTATAGATTAAATTAATTTGACCTAAATTGACATTTCTTTGGCCTTGAATGTCAGAGTTGTCAACAAACACAATATTCTTGATGTATTGCATTTTTAACAGATATCCCTGACCTCCTTTTTGGTGGGACGCTGTTTGCTTTTCTGACCTCAACACGCAACTGATGTCTGTTGCTGGTCCTGCGCTATGTATAGCTAGTGCTATTTCCATAGCTGTGAAAAGAATGGAACTTCCCTTTGGAGTAGACCAAGTATATGCAGACCCACTTCTGTTTTGTTCCGTTCTAGAGAGAAGTCTTTCGGAAATGTTGTTATCTCTTGTTCGTTTAACTTAGTTAGTGATTGAAATAATATCCGAAATTATATAATTGGAGGAATAACAACCGCAATGTCTAACAATGAGGCTATGGAATGGAACAGCTGTGATAATGCACTGCGCGAAAGGGATTTGCCATATCGGGTCCCAGGACATGATTTAGGGATAGCCAAGTTAAAGTTAGTAGTGGAGGGTTCCGTTTTTACAGAAGAGAGAGATTTCCTGGTAAAGAGCTGCGAGTATTTCCAAGCTCTCTACCGTTCGGGGATGAAAGAATGCCGGCAGGAGGAAATCCACTTGAAGGGTCTGTGTGCTCGAGGATTCTTGATCACACTGGTGGTTTTACGAGGCAAGAGACCTATCCTGGATGCTGACGAAATCGTGGAGGCCATAGAATGCGCTGCCTTCCTGCAGGTGGAGCCTCTTGCCAAACATCTCACGGACCTGATCGACTCTGATAACTGTTTGCTAATGTATCACACCGCAGCAACCTTTGGCCTAATGACCCTCTACCATGCTGCTGCACTGTTTATCCGGAACATGTACCATGACTTAGAGGTCGAAGTCAGGAAAAGCTTACCAACAGAACTTGTTGCATATGTAGAGTCACTGGTTCCTAGCGCGTTTGTAGCAGTTGGAGCCCACTCGACTTGTGGTGTGGATGAAACCATCCACGCTGGCAACAGGACTTTGTGCTACCTGGACGATGATGGGAAAAACTGGAAGGTCCTCACAGACCTACCCCTAGAGGCCAGTACCTCTATGGCCGGACTGACCGTTCTGGACAACAAGCTGTATGTCGTGGGAGGGATACAGGTGCAGGGTGCCCGCAAATATGCTGTGGACTCCTGCTTCTGCTACAGTGTGGAGGTTGACCAGTGGACCATGATAGCCAGTCCAAAACAGTTGCGGTACAACTTCTCTCTTGTGGGACTGGATGGATGTCTTTATGCCATTGGGGGCGAGTACGAGCGAACAATCATGTCATCAGTGGAAACTTACGAAGTTGCGACTGGAAGGTGGTCATTTGTGGCTCATTTGCCTCGACCAGTCACCGGAGCAGCGTGCACCAAGGGCATGGGACGGATATTTGTGTGCTTGTGGAAGCCCATGGAGACCACCGAAATCTATGAATACCTGCCCAGGATAGACCAGTGGTTGCTTGTCAGCACTCTGATAAGGCATCAGAGCTACGGTCACGCCATGGTGGCTCACCGGGATAACCTGTATGTCATGCGTAACGGGCCACAAGATGACTTCCTGAGATGCATGATGGACTGCTACAACCTCACCACAGGCCAGTGGACAGCCTTGCCAGGGCACTTTTCCAATAGCAAAGGCTCCCTGTTCACAGCTGTGGTGAGAGGCGACTCGGCTTACACGCTGAACCGAACCATGACTTTGGAGTACGCTATTGAGGGGAAAACGTGGAAGCCCAGGAACCAGATGAAGGGTTTCCCAAGAAGTGGCTCCTTGTGGACATTTTTTCTTAGGCTGCCCAAGGGACGCAGAGGGTCCATATTAAATGGCATCCCAGATGGATATGGACAATGTTGAGAGAAAAGAGACCCATGATCAGATCTGAGAAATTCCCTCGAGAAGACGAGGTAGATGGGATCTTACAGGTGATAATTAATTGCCAGCTGAGCAAACCGGCGAAGGGATGGATATAGTCTCAGAGTATGACTTTGAAAAACCAAACTAAACATTGCCTCAATGAAAAGACCTACAACTGAGATAGATTCAGATATATTTGGCCTTTCATGTGGATTTGTGTGACCGTTTCTTGAAAGTgtgaaatataataataatatggtggctgcttatatttgtcctacttcacacatgtacaagtgtgttttgtatgcatgtgtgaattggaaatgtgttttctttcatatcccaactccccctgagacacactCGGAGAGTGGGGCCAGGGTCAGCCAATATCAAGAGAAACCCTttagcaattagggttaagtgccttactcaagggcacgttgacagatttttcacctagtcggcttggaGATTAaaactagcaaccttttggttactggcccaaagctctaactgCTCGGCTACCTGCCGCCTTTGAGGCCCTGCGAATCATTGCCAGGTCTAAAAGGTCAATACGTAAGTGTGTGTCAGACCTATATGACAGGTAAATTTGTTCTTCAGTTGATGTGTGACATTTTTCATCACTGTGTGTTGAATATCCAGGAATGCGATATACGTCTCTTTTAAATAAAAAAGGACACAGGTCTGCACTGGGTGTTTTTTTTACAATTACGTTTTATTTGTAATATAAACAGTAAGACATAACAGTGGAAAATCCTGTCGTAACcttgttcaaagggatattcacatTTTCAAGTGGAGGAGAGTCTTCATGGGTCAAGTTAGGACAACAATGCATCCAAGACTCAATTTAGGCGAACATTGTAAAATATATTGATTATTCTAAAGCTTGGTGTAAAACCCATTTTTTCGGCAGCCAGATTCAAAGAAAGAAAGACTTCGGTTGAATCAGGGCAGCCATGGGCAAGCTGTAATAGTACTTTGATTAGAAAACATTATTAAACAGACCAGGACATGTGGTTTTGTAGGACTTACTCAGGGATTGCAAGTCACATGCCATCATTTAGAAATGGTAAATTAAGTTATATGCTATGTTGTGTTGTAAATATGAGTTATTTGTGTTTCTTTCACGTGACAATAAATCTACCATTATCATTCATCTAGAGTCCAGATCCACAGACTAAGGAACCTTCAGCATAGAGCATTATTTTTTCAATTTGACTCAAGAAATATGTCTCAGTCAATACATCCACGTCAGTGATTTGACCACAATGCACAACAACGTCCCTCTCATCAGTCATGTCCAAGCTCTTTCTTAGCTCCCATTCCTCTGCATTTCAGAGCTACTGTAGTTTTCCCGTAACACAAAGATTCTGTTTTTAGCGGGCTGCAGCCTTGGTTTCCTGTTGGCATTGACTGACTGAGAGTGTGGGAGTATAAGCGCTGTGTATACCAGGCAGAGATAGGCACAGTGGGCAGCTGGGTACACGCCACCGCAGCCAGCAATGCTAAATATGTCCATCCTGACTCAAAATTAAAATCCCAGAGGTGAGGCGGGGACAGCGTCCTTATGTAGCGCCCTCCATCACTCCTCCCATCTGCCTGCTAGACGCCAGCAGAGAGGCGTGCAAGCTAACGTCTCGACAGTCTAGAGCTGGAGCCAAACACACAAATCATGCACAGACTACTGGAGTGTGGAAAGGACTATTGCTCTGCATGACCTTCATATGAACATCTGCTCTGTGCGTCACATTATTAGCGTGTTACTACATGATCTGTGTGTTCCCCAGATCACTGTTATACTACCCTTCCCATTCTTTTCTTTTTtgtatttcacatttattttatcagggagtcccGTTGAGAATAAGGTCTCTTTTACAAGGGAGCCCTGCGTAGACACAATTGACAAATACGACGTAATACAAATTTACAAGATTGGTAAACACACTCAAGAGAAACAATCACATACCTCAGCAAAGAGGGCCCCAATCAACAATTTCAACTTCCCGAGAGGCACCAGTACATCTAGTGGTAGATTTTTCCATACATGGGGTGCAAAGACTAAACGCAGATTTACCTAACTCTGAGGAGAGCAAAGGGATCTCTAGAGTTAGCGATCCCTGAGACTGGGTATGGTAACTTGTACATCTAAAGGTTATTAATGATGTTAGGTACAGCAGAAGTTTTTGTAAGAGAGCTTTATCAATAAAAAGAGAGCAATGAATCGGCCTACTTGACATCAAGAGGGCCAGCCTACTTTCTGGTAAAGAACGCAGGGATGCATACTGAACCTATTGCCCGTAATAAAgcatgataaactgcatctaacaGCTTTAATatagtggcagctgcattcatatagataATGTTGTCATAGTCTAGAACTGGTAGGAACatcgactgaataatctgctttctgCTATTTAGCAAGAGGcaggacctatttctatagaagaagaccCTTTTAATTCTTAActtcttaactaactcatcaatatgcttttAAAGAGATAGATTTTCATCTATCTGTAAGGTCCGACGCtagagatgagaagcaggtacgtggagttgaacatttaatgcggaacagacaggtaacaggacaggaacaAATTAAAttcaatcacattttattagtcacatgcgccgaatacaacagatgtagaccttacagtgaaatgcttactttcgagcccctaaccgacagtgcagtttccaaaaatacggataagaataagagaaaagtaacaagtaataaaaaaataacaatatagaCAGGGGGGtgccgttacagagtcaatgtgcgggggcacctgttagttgaggtagtatgtacatgtaggtagagttaattaaagtgactatgcatagatgacaacagagagtggaaagtgtgtgtgtgtgtgtggggggggggggggggggggcaatgcaaataatctgggtagccctttgactagatgttcaggagtcttatggcttgggggtagaagctgtttagaagcctcttggacctagacttgacgctccggtaccacttgccatgtggtagcagagagaacagtctatgactagggtggctggagtcttttacaatttttagggccttctctgacaccgcctgatatagaggtcctggatggcaggaagcttggccccagtgatgtactgggacgttcgcactaccctccgtagtgccttgcggtcggaggccgaacagctgccataccaggcagtgatgcaaccagtcaggatgctctcgatggtgcagctgtagaaccttttttaggatctgaggacccatgccaaatcttttcagtctcctgagggagaatacaTTTTGtcatgcccgcttcacgactgtcatggtgtgcttggaacatgttagtttgttggtgatgtggacaccaaggaacttgaagctctcaacctgctccactacagccccttcgatgagaatgggggcgtgcttggtcctttttttcctatagtccacaatcatctcctttgtcttcatcacgttgagggagaggttgttgtcctggcaccccacggccaggtctctgacttcctccctatcggctgtctcattgttgttgtcggtgatcaggcctaccactgttgtgtcatcggcaaatttaatgatggtgttggagttgtgcttggccgtgcagtcatgagtgaacagggtgtacaggagggggctgagcacgcacccgtgaggggcccctgtgttgaggatcagcgtggcggatgtgttgttacctacccttaccacctgagggcggcccgtcaggtgtttagtcccagggtcctcagcttattgatgagctttaagggcattatggtgttgaacgctgagctgtagtcaatgaatagcattctcacataggtgttccttttgtacaggtgggaaagggcaatgtggagtgcaatggagactgcatcatctgtagatctgttggggcggtatgcaaattggagtgggcctagggtttctgggatgatggtgttgctgtgagccaatgacagatgtggtgtactcctcaatgccatcggaggaatcccggaacatattccagtctgtgctagcaaaacagtcctgtagtttagcatctgcttcatctgaccacttttttattgatctagtcactggtgcttccggctttaatttttgcttgtaagcaggaatcaggaggatggaattatggtcagatttgccaaatggagggcgaaggagagctttgtatgcatctctgtgtgtggagtgtagttggtccagagttcttttccctctggttgcacatttaacatgctgagagaaatttggtaaaactgatttaagcgTCAGCGCACGGGTATACAAAGACATACAAACATTAATGCAGCAGTGGGGAACAGagatggggaactgacaaatataggggaggtaataaacaggttattgagtccaggtgagtccaataatcactgatgcgcgtgacggagggaaggcaggtgtgcgtaatgatggtggcaggagtgcataatgctggggagcctggcgccttagagcgggagcaggcgtgacactatCCAGATGCCTAGATATTTATAAGCGAGGACACGGTCAATGTGGGCACCATCCAAAGTACATTTCCAAAGTACAAATCATCAGATACGTTTTTAAGTGTTCTGAGAGTAACATACACTTGGGTTTATCTGCATTTCAGCACATATTTCACTTCAACAAAGATTTTTTGTAAAGCAGTGAATGCAGACTGAAGCTCAGAAAGAACCTGGTCAACCGTGAGTGTAATAGCATACACAGCTGTCATCGGCAGGTTACCATTTTTTATGTTGCTCATCAATCAATCATATTATATTGGCATAGACCTTTTTACGATAATGTACAATTTACAATAACCTTACCCAGCCTAGACCCTCGAAGAGGAACAACTCCAAAGAAAGACTAGAAGGATAAAAATACCTGTTTTATTTTAGGCCAGTCACCTGTAATCATGACTAAACTCTTACTAATGTTGATGATGTTGATTTCTAATTGTATTTTTGTTACTAAATGCAGAATTTCATACTCAAGACCCATCCAAGGAGTTATCCTGTCTATGATAACTCTCCATGCCCCATTGGCCAATGGACAGAATCAGAATGGTGGCATCAGTTGTACATTCAGTAATCATGCCGGTAGTCTATGCAAACACAATGACTTTTTCTCATTTGGAGAAAagtctgtcctctgtccttcgtCCTCTCAATGACCCGGAAACCAATAACTAGTCGAATAGTCGATGAGAGTGTCACTTTGTTAATAGGCAAATGGAAGTGTGCCCTCCTCTCTTCGATAGCCACCTTTCATTGAGGATAGTCATGTGTATCCTACTTGAGTCCTTCACGGAAGAGTTATTATATCTGTCACATCCACTTTGAAGCATGCAGATGTTTAAAATGATATTGTACTTATCCTTTTATATCTACagaactaaaatataaatgcaacatgtgacatataaggaaatcagtcaattgaaatgaattcattgggccctaatctatggatttcacatgactgggcaggggtgcagccatgggtgggcctgggaggacataggcccacccactttgGAGCTAGGCCCAGATAGTTTGTCCTCACAAaagtgctttattacagacagaaaaactcctcagtttcatcagctgcccgggtggctggtctcagacaatcccgcaggtgaagaagacagatgtggaggtcctgggctggcgtggttacacatggtctgtggttgtgaggccggttggacgtactgccaaaatctctaaaacgacgttggaggtggcttatggtagagaaataaacattaatttctctggcagcagctctggtggacattcctgcagtcagcatgccaattgca
This genomic window from Salvelinus namaycush isolate Seneca chromosome 8, SaNama_1.0, whole genome shotgun sequence contains:
- the LOC120051741 gene encoding kelch repeat and BTB domain-containing protein 13; the protein is MSNNEAMEWNSCDNALRERDLPYRVPGHDLGIAKLKLVVEGSVFTEERDFLVKSCEYFQALYRSGMKECRQEEIHLKGLCARGFLITLVVLRGKRPILDADEIVEAIECAAFLQVEPLAKHLTDLIDSDNCLLMYHTAATFGLMTLYHAAALFIRNMYHDLEVEVRKSLPTELVAYVESLVPSAFVAVGAHSTCGVDETIHAGNRTLCYLDDDGKNWKVLTDLPLEASTSMAGLTVLDNKLYVVGGIQVQGARKYAVDSCFCYSVEVDQWTMIASPKQLRYNFSLVGLDGCLYAIGGEYERTIMSSVETYEVATGRWSFVAHLPRPVTGAACTKGMGRIFVCLWKPMETTEIYEYLPRIDQWLLVSTLIRHQSYGHAMVAHRDNLYVMRNGPQDDFLRCMMDCYNLTTGQWTALPGHFSNSKGSLFTAVVRGDSAYTLNRTMTLEYAIEGKTWKPRNQMKGFPRSGSLWTFFLRLPKGRRGSILNGIPDGYGQC